In one Silene latifolia isolate original U9 population chromosome 10, ASM4854445v1, whole genome shotgun sequence genomic region, the following are encoded:
- the LOC141608493 gene encoding uncharacterized protein LOC141608493 yields MEIRNMDREWMLVDRLDPIYRKGVEDFVSHAINNARNVEQIFCPCVKCGNNEYVDVFVELKSHLLCNGIDKSYTRWIWHGEDVLPTMCSNLEDDSNFEGDDFDENYDRVDDLINDLKQSTEDPTEIESLKAKNGWSDKSFTSLLELLGKILPDGNELPRRTYDAKKILCPMGVDYVKIHACRNDCILFRKDYKDLDKCPKCGASRYKLPKKNSQKNIGVPVKVLWYLPIIPRFKRMFSNLKDAKNLIWHADGRISDDKIRHPADSTQWKTIDHLFPEFGSEDRNLRLGLCTDGMNPFGNLSSQWSTWPVLLTIYNLPPWLCMKRKYLMMSLLISGPRQPGNDIDVYLEPLIDDLKLLWDEGVEVYDAYRRETFNLRAMIFCTINDFPAYGNLSGYTVKGAKACPVCEEDTISDRLVHGGKNVYLCNRRMLHRSHPYRKKMKPFNGKQELRNPPKILSGKEVYEKVKNIENNFGKPYKRTNNGTLYKKKSIFWDLPYWKHLSVRHCIDVMHVEKNVCDSIIGTLLNITGKTKDGLKARQIWLLKRYDQN; encoded by the exons ATGGAGATTAGGAATATGGATCGCGAATGGATGTTGGTTGATCGGTTGGATCCTATATATAGAAAAGGGGTAGAGGATTTTGTTAGTCATGCTATCAATAATGCGAGAAATGTGGAACAGATTTTTTGTCCATGTGTTAAATGTGGAAATAATGAGTATGTAGATGTCTTTGTAGAATTGAAAAGTCACCTCTTATGTAATGGTattgacaaaagttatacaaggtGGATTTGGCATGGGGAGGATGTGTTGCCTACTATGTGTAGTAATTTAGAGGATGATAGCAACTTTGAGGGAGATGATTTTGATGAAAATTACGATCGAGTAGACGATCTTATTAATGATTTAAAGCAATCCACTGAAGACCCAACTGAAATTGAGAG TTTAAAGGCGAAAAATGGATGGAGTGATAAAAGTTTCACAAGTTTGCTTGAATTGTTGGGGAAGATTTTACCCGATGGCAATGAACTCCCTAGACGTACCTATGATGCTAAGAAAATTTTGTGTCCAATGGGAGTTGATTATGTTAAGATACATGCATGTCGTAACGACTGCATTTTGTTTCGAAAAGATTATAAAGATTTAGACAAATGTCCAAAGTGTGGTGCTTCACGTTACAAGTTGCCAAAAAAAAATTCCCAAAAAAATATAGGGGTCCCTGTTAAAGTTTTGTGGTATCTTCCCATTATCCCTAGATTTAAAAGAATGTTTTCAAATTTAAAAGATGCGAAGAACTTAATATGGCACGCTGATGGTAGAATTTCAGATGACAAAATTCGCCATCCTGCTGATTCAACACAGTGGAAAACCATTGATCATTTGTTTCCTGAATTTGGATCTGAGGATAGAAATTTAAGGCTTGGGCTATGTACTGATGGTATGAATCCGTTTGGTAATCTAAGTAGTCAGTGGAGTACATGGCCTGTTTTGCTAACAATTTATAATCtgcctccttggttatgcatgaagcgTAAATATCTAATGATGTCACTACTGATTTCGGGGCCTAggcaacctggaaatgatatagatgtttaCCTAGAACCTTTGATTGATGACTTGAAGTTATTATGGGATGAAGGGGTAGAGGTATATGATGCTTATCGTCGTGAGACGTTTAATCTACGTGCCATGATATTTTGCACCATTAATGATTTCCCGGCTTATGGCAACCTATCGGGTTATACTGTGAAAGGTGCTAAAGCGTGCCCAGTTTGTGAGGAGGATACGATTTCTGATCGTTTAGTTCATGGTGGAAAGAATGTTTACCTGTGTAACCGAAGAATGCTCCACCGCTCACACCCTTATAGAAAAAAAATGAAGCCATTTAATGGGAAACAAGAACTtagaaaccctccaaaaattttaAGTGGGAAAGAGGTTTATGAAAAAGTCAAAAACATTGAAAATAATTTTGGAAAACCATATAAGAGGACAAATAATGGGACCTTATACAAAAAGAAGTCTATATTTTGGGATTTACCATATTGGAAACATTTGTCCGTGAGACATTGTATTGATGTCATGCACGTGGAGAAAAATGTGTGTGATAGCATTATTGGCACACTCCTCAACATCACTGGTAAAACCAAAGATGGTCTCAAAGCTAGACAAATATGGTTGCTCAAAAGATACGACCAGAATTAG